In Kocuria turfanensis, a single genomic region encodes these proteins:
- the ettA gene encoding energy-dependent translational throttle protein EttA: MAEFIYTMSKARKTVGDKVILDDVTMSFYPGAKIGVVGPNGAGKSTILKIMAGLDQPSNGEARLSPGYTVGILLQEPPLNEEKTVLGNVEEGVGEIKAKLDRFNEISEQMAQPDADFDALMEEMGRLQEDIDTANAWDLDSQLEQAMDALRCPPPDADVKVLSGGERRRVALCKLLLQKPDLLLLDEPTNHLDAESVLWLEQHLKDYHGAVMAVTHDRYFLDHVAEWICEVDRGRLYGYEGNYSAYLETKRARMEVQGKKDAKQAKRLADELEWVRSNAKGRQAKSKARLARYEEMAAEAEKTRKLDFEEIQIPPGPRLGNLVIEAKSLQKGFGDRSLIKDLSFSLPRNGIVGVIGPNGVGKSTLFKTIVGLEELDGGELKIGDSVKISYVDQNRANLDPNKSLWEVVSDGLDYINVGNVEMPSRAYVSAFGFKGPDQQKKAGVLSGGERNRLNLALTLKQGGNLLLLDEPTNDLDVETLGSLENALLEFPGCAVVVSHDRWFLDRVATHILAWEGTEEEPDNWYWFEGNFEAYEANKVERLGADAARPHRVTHRRLTRD, from the coding sequence ATGGCGGAATTCATCTACACAATGTCCAAGGCCCGCAAGACCGTGGGCGACAAAGTCATCCTCGACGACGTCACCATGTCCTTCTACCCCGGCGCGAAGATCGGCGTCGTGGGACCCAACGGCGCCGGCAAGTCCACCATCCTCAAGATCATGGCCGGCCTCGACCAGCCCTCCAACGGCGAGGCCCGGCTCAGCCCCGGCTACACCGTCGGCATCCTGCTGCAGGAGCCGCCGCTCAACGAGGAGAAGACCGTCCTCGGCAACGTGGAGGAGGGCGTCGGCGAGATCAAGGCCAAGCTCGACCGCTTCAACGAGATCTCCGAGCAGATGGCCCAGCCCGACGCCGACTTCGACGCCCTGATGGAGGAGATGGGCCGGCTCCAGGAGGACATCGACACCGCCAACGCCTGGGACCTCGACTCCCAGCTGGAGCAGGCGATGGACGCGCTGCGCTGCCCGCCGCCGGACGCCGACGTCAAGGTCCTCTCCGGTGGTGAGCGCCGCCGCGTGGCCCTGTGCAAGCTGCTGCTGCAGAAGCCGGACCTGCTGCTGCTCGACGAGCCCACCAACCACCTGGACGCCGAGTCCGTGCTGTGGCTGGAGCAGCACCTGAAGGACTACCACGGCGCCGTCATGGCCGTGACCCACGACCGGTACTTCCTCGACCACGTGGCCGAGTGGATCTGTGAGGTCGACCGCGGCCGCCTCTACGGCTACGAGGGCAACTACTCGGCCTACCTCGAGACCAAGCGCGCCCGCATGGAGGTGCAGGGCAAGAAGGACGCCAAGCAGGCCAAGCGCCTGGCCGACGAGCTCGAGTGGGTCCGCTCCAACGCCAAGGGGCGGCAGGCCAAGTCCAAGGCCCGCCTGGCCCGCTACGAGGAGATGGCCGCCGAGGCGGAGAAGACGCGCAAGCTCGACTTCGAGGAGATCCAGATCCCGCCGGGACCGCGCCTGGGCAACCTCGTGATCGAGGCGAAGAGCCTGCAGAAGGGCTTCGGCGACCGGTCCCTGATCAAGGACCTGTCCTTCTCCCTGCCGCGCAACGGCATCGTGGGCGTCATCGGCCCCAACGGCGTCGGCAAGTCGACCCTGTTCAAGACCATCGTGGGCCTCGAGGAGCTGGACGGGGGCGAGCTGAAGATCGGCGACTCCGTCAAGATCTCCTACGTGGACCAGAACCGCGCGAACCTCGACCCGAACAAGTCGCTGTGGGAGGTCGTCTCGGACGGCCTGGACTACATCAACGTCGGCAACGTGGAGATGCCCTCGCGCGCCTACGTCTCGGCGTTCGGGTTCAAGGGCCCGGACCAGCAGAAGAAGGCCGGGGTCCTCTCCGGCGGCGAGCGCAACCGGCTCAACCTGGCCCTGACCCTCAAGCAGGGCGGCAACCTGCTGCTGCTCGACGAGCCCACCAACGACCTCGACGTCGAGACCCTCGGCTCGCTGGAGAACGCGCTGCTGGAGTTCCCGGGCTGCGCCGTGGTGGTCTCCCACGACCGGTGGTTCCTGGACCGGGTCGCCACGCACATCCTCGCGTGGGAGGGCACCGAGGAGGAGCCGGACAACTGGTACTGGTTCGAGGGCAACTTCGAGGCCTACGAGGCCAACAAGGTGGAGCGCCTCGGCGCCGATGCCGCGCGGCCGCACCGGGTCACCCACCGCCGCCTGACCCGCGACTGA
- a CDS encoding single-stranded DNA-binding protein, with amino-acid sequence MTEQITVRGYVATDPESRNLPDGTVVVTFRLASTPRWFDQQSSAWRDGHTNWFSVQAFRALGLNALASIKKGQPVVVVGKLKVRFWEGEHGRNTAVDVDAVSIGHDLALGTACFQRTVTSSPATEQTGSPGPAGESTAQPAPGETAGASGESRDPAEEDPSAPEGVDPETGEIRPGAEPGRRQRRQPATA; translated from the coding sequence ATGACCGAGCAGATCACCGTCCGCGGCTACGTGGCCACGGACCCCGAGTCCCGCAACCTGCCCGACGGCACCGTGGTGGTGACCTTCCGCCTGGCCTCCACGCCGCGCTGGTTCGACCAGCAGAGCTCGGCCTGGCGCGACGGGCACACCAACTGGTTCTCGGTGCAGGCGTTCCGCGCGCTGGGGCTCAACGCGCTGGCGAGCATCAAGAAGGGCCAGCCCGTGGTGGTGGTCGGAAAGCTGAAGGTCCGGTTCTGGGAGGGCGAGCACGGGCGCAACACCGCCGTGGACGTGGACGCCGTCTCCATCGGGCACGACCTGGCGCTGGGCACGGCCTGCTTCCAGCGCACCGTCACCTCCTCCCCGGCCACGGAGCAGACCGGATCACCCGGACCGGCCGGGGAGAGCACGGCGCAGCCGGCTCCGGGGGAGACGGCGGGCGCCTCCGGGGAGAGCCGGGACCCGGCCGAGGAGGACCCGTCGGCTCCGGAGGGCGTCGATCCGGAGACCGGCGAGATCCGCCCCGGAGCCGAACCGGGCCGCCGCCAGCGCCGGCAGCCCGCGACCGCCTGA